Proteins co-encoded in one Marinomonas sp. IMCC 4694 genomic window:
- the trpC gene encoding indole-3-glycerol phosphate synthase TrpC: MQAETPTILKKIVARKYEEIAERKAHTPYGNLEVAASVANVHNAPRGFAQALRHKIALGKAGVIAEIKQASPSKGVLRAPFFPADIARSYERGGAACLSVLTDKDFFQGHDDFLVEARAACKLPVIRKDFIVDEYQVLEARAIGADCILLIAACLSGEKLRQLDTMARDLGMDVLVEVHNRPELELALAFTETELFGINNRDLHTFELSLDHTFELMDSVPKDRLIVTESGIHTRDDVALMRQKDIHAFLVGEAFMRADDPGDKLAELFQS; the protein is encoded by the coding sequence CGCAAAGCTCATACACCTTATGGAAACTTGGAAGTCGCGGCGTCTGTCGCTAATGTGCATAATGCGCCAAGAGGCTTTGCACAAGCATTAAGGCATAAAATTGCCCTTGGAAAAGCCGGTGTTATCGCGGAGATAAAACAAGCATCGCCGAGTAAAGGTGTTTTGCGTGCCCCGTTTTTTCCTGCAGACATCGCAAGGTCTTATGAAAGAGGGGGAGCGGCGTGTTTGTCTGTTTTAACCGATAAAGACTTTTTTCAAGGTCACGACGACTTTTTAGTTGAAGCGCGTGCAGCGTGTAAGCTCCCCGTGATCCGTAAAGATTTTATTGTTGACGAATATCAGGTGCTGGAAGCCAGAGCCATTGGTGCTGATTGTATCCTCTTGATTGCAGCGTGTTTAAGCGGGGAAAAACTGCGACAACTCGATACTATGGCGCGTGATTTAGGTATGGATGTGCTGGTGGAAGTTCACAATCGCCCAGAACTTGAGCTGGCGTTGGCTTTCACTGAAACAGAGTTATTTGGTATCAATAATCGTGATTTGCACACGTTTGAATTGAGTCTTGATCACACATTTGAATTGATGGATAGCGTACCTAAAGACCGTCTTATTGTGACGGAAAGTGGCATCCACACTCGAGACGATGTGGCCTTGATGCGTCAAAAAGACATACATGCGTTCTTAGTTGGCGAAGCCTTTATGCGCGCTGATGATCCGGGTGATAAATTAGCAGAACTGTTTCAGTCTTAA
- a CDS encoding OsmC family protein, which translates to MKTSVSWQEDVHFTAETGSGFKIEIDGNQVAGPRPMELLLAGLGGCTSYDVVGILKKSRQDVVSCVAQIDADRADTVPAVFTEIRVHFVVTGRGLKENVVARAVKLSAEEYCSASLMLEKGGVKIVHSFEVLEAE; encoded by the coding sequence ATGAAAACAAGTGTTAGTTGGCAAGAAGACGTACATTTTACCGCTGAGACAGGGTCTGGTTTCAAAATAGAGATTGATGGCAACCAGGTAGCGGGTCCAAGACCTATGGAGCTTTTACTGGCAGGGTTGGGAGGGTGTACCTCTTATGATGTGGTTGGGATTCTTAAAAAATCTCGCCAAGACGTCGTGTCTTGCGTGGCGCAAATAGACGCTGACCGTGCTGATACCGTGCCTGCCGTCTTTACTGAAATCCGTGTGCACTTTGTTGTCACAGGTCGTGGTTTAAAAGAAAACGTTGTGGCGCGAGCGGTTAAGTTGTCCGCAGAAGAGTACTGTTCTGCATCTTTGATGTTGGAAAAAGGTGGTGTAAAAATCGTTCATAGCTTTGAAGTGCTCGAAGCGGAATAA
- a CDS encoding type II toxin-antitoxin system RelE/ParE family toxin, which yields MENQSRKKVSACFYRSISGSEPLREWLLSLPKEDRSVIGQDIKLVEYGWPVGMPVCRSMGSGLWEVRTTLSGGRIARVLFCFHDERLVLLHGFIKNTQKTPKPDLELGKKRQREVEHG from the coding sequence ATGGAAAATCAAAGTCGAAAGAAAGTCTCTGCGTGTTTCTATCGGTCGATCTCAGGTAGCGAGCCTTTGCGTGAATGGTTGTTGTCGTTGCCCAAGGAAGACAGAAGCGTTATCGGGCAGGATATTAAATTAGTGGAATATGGCTGGCCTGTTGGTATGCCTGTTTGTCGCTCAATGGGGAGCGGGTTATGGGAAGTGAGAACCACTTTAAGTGGTGGTCGTATTGCCCGTGTTTTGTTCTGCTTTCATGATGAGCGCTTAGTACTGCTCCATGGCTTCATTAAAAACACACAAAAAACACCAAAGCCAGACTTAGAGCTAGGCAAAAAACGCCAACGGGAGGTAGAGCATGGCTAA
- a CDS encoding XRE family transcriptional regulator — MANTHIGSSFDDFLEEAGVLAETNAVAIKRVIAWEIQQKIESEHLTKTKMAQIMNTSRAALDRLLDPNNTSITLHTLDNAAKALGKTLRLDLI; from the coding sequence ATGGCTAATACACATATTGGTTCATCATTCGATGACTTTTTAGAAGAAGCGGGAGTGTTGGCGGAAACAAACGCTGTCGCAATTAAGCGAGTGATCGCATGGGAAATTCAACAAAAGATTGAAAGCGAACACCTGACCAAAACAAAAATGGCGCAAATAATGAACACGAGTCGTGCCGCGCTTGATCGGTTGTTAGACCCTAACAATACGTCAATTACCCTTCATACCTTGGATAACGCGGCCAAAGCCTTGGGTAAGACCCTTCGATTGGATTTAATTTAA
- a CDS encoding flagella synthesis protein FlgN, which produces MIPLTPIFSKTKDILEALSLTLDEERFAYGKLDSETVLTLSNKKQLLLNEMNKLNEKRINILIKFDIIDRKNPTEQAFKAWLGKQDSSMDVIRLLMQECEVLLKSCKTKNHTNARILNTLQKRNKHLFELLQGHSSKNKVYTARGSTQPISSKHTLGRA; this is translated from the coding sequence ATGATTCCGCTCACGCCTATATTTAGCAAAACTAAAGACATACTCGAGGCACTGTCGCTCACACTTGATGAAGAGCGGTTTGCTTATGGAAAACTGGACAGTGAAACCGTCTTGACTCTGTCCAATAAAAAACAGCTTTTGCTAAACGAAATGAACAAACTTAATGAGAAAAGAATTAATATTCTCATTAAGTTTGACATAATCGATCGAAAAAACCCGACAGAACAAGCCTTTAAAGCTTGGTTAGGTAAGCAAGACAGCTCAATGGATGTTATTCGCCTTCTGATGCAAGAGTGCGAAGTCCTACTTAAATCCTGCAAAACAAAAAACCATACTAACGCAAGAATCTTGAACACCCTCCAGAAACGCAACAAACACCTATTCGAGCTACTCCAAGGACACAGCAGCAAAAATAAAGTTTATACAGCAAGAGGGTCGACACAGCCCATAAGCAGTAAACATACCCTAGGCAGAGCTTAA
- the flgM gene encoding flagellar biosynthesis anti-sigma factor FlgM — protein MAIQFTGVTNQNTINKSERFQKDDVSSRSTEKNNTEVSSGTLAQDTVKLSGAAQTMQAQQSKINNLPDIDMDKVEQIKSAIAAGEYKIDTQKLASNMASMDSLF, from the coding sequence ATGGCGATACAGTTTACAGGTGTAACAAACCAAAACACCATTAACAAGAGCGAGCGTTTCCAAAAGGATGACGTTTCTAGCAGATCTACTGAAAAGAATAACACGGAAGTAAGTAGCGGCACCTTAGCACAAGATACGGTCAAACTAAGCGGTGCGGCACAAACCATGCAGGCGCAGCAATCAAAAATTAACAATTTACCCGACATAGATATGGACAAGGTAGAGCAAATTAAAAGCGCAATTGCCGCTGGCGAATACAAGATAGACACACAAAAGCTTGCCAGTAACATGGCATCAATGGACTCACTATTCTAA
- the flgA gene encoding flagellar basal body P-ring formation chaperone FlgA, whose product MPITRLIMALIFLQIGLTSAKSPEEQITLYINETEIPRLSKIYPDAIINITMNNLAALSYLPACDSDDIQVKNQRPDAIKRTNYEISCQTPAWTSYIPVTQSITIEAIKTSTPITRGHVINRGNTTTVEVDISNLRGHIFTPKNTPYGLIASRNLRINTVITDNLIDQPTLVKKGDSVLITASSGSITVKMNGIALESGSKGQQIRVKNTSSERIIYAKVVTNSEVLVNY is encoded by the coding sequence ATGCCAATCACAAGACTGATTATGGCCCTCATTTTTTTACAGATTGGACTCACTTCTGCAAAATCTCCCGAGGAACAAATCACCCTCTACATCAATGAGACTGAAATACCTCGCCTGTCAAAAATTTATCCCGATGCGATCATTAACATTACAATGAACAACCTTGCTGCGCTCAGCTATTTACCTGCTTGCGACAGCGACGACATCCAAGTTAAAAACCAAAGACCCGACGCCATTAAACGCACGAACTACGAAATCAGCTGCCAAACACCAGCTTGGACATCGTATATTCCCGTTACTCAATCGATCACAATTGAAGCGATTAAAACAAGCACACCCATTACGAGAGGGCATGTTATCAATCGTGGCAACACAACAACTGTCGAAGTGGATATATCCAACCTTAGAGGTCACATTTTCACGCCCAAAAATACACCCTACGGGCTGATAGCATCACGCAACCTGCGCATAAACACAGTCATAACAGATAACCTTATCGACCAACCCACCTTGGTTAAAAAAGGCGATAGCGTCTTAATAACCGCAAGCAGCGGCAGCATTACGGTAAAGATGAACGGCATCGCTTTAGAAAGCGGCAGCAAGGGACAGCAAATCCGTGTAAAAAACACCAGTTCTGAACGAATTATATACGCCAAAGTTGTAACTAACAGTGAGGTTCTTGTAAACTATTGA
- a CDS encoding chemotaxis protein CheV: protein MAGVLDTVNQRTQLVGENRLELLLFRLNGKQIYGINVFKVKEVLQCPKLTSMPHSSPVVRGVAHIRGGTIPILDLGLATGASPMENISQCFVIITEYNRRIQGFLVRGVERIVNMNWSDIQPPPKGLLNDNYLTAVCQVDKEMVEIIDVEQILSEVAPTKQDISDGILNDGITENARKHHILIVDDSSVARKQIKRCMEQVGFVTTVLCDGREALNYLQAMVAEGKDVTKEFAMVISDIEMPEMDGYTLTTAIRNDSRLQDLFILLHTSLSGVFNEAMVKKVGADGFLAKFQPDELARLAIETVQVQSDQ from the coding sequence ATGGCTGGCGTTTTGGATACGGTTAACCAACGGACACAGCTGGTCGGAGAAAACCGACTTGAATTGCTGTTGTTTCGTCTAAATGGTAAGCAAATTTACGGCATTAATGTTTTTAAAGTGAAAGAAGTGCTTCAGTGCCCTAAGCTCACAAGTATGCCTCATAGCTCCCCTGTCGTACGTGGTGTCGCTCACATTCGGGGTGGCACTATTCCTATTTTAGACTTGGGGTTAGCGACAGGCGCAAGCCCGATGGAAAATATCAGCCAATGCTTTGTTATCATCACAGAGTACAATCGTCGTATTCAAGGTTTTTTGGTTCGCGGTGTAGAGCGTATCGTTAATATGAATTGGAGTGATATACAGCCACCGCCAAAAGGTCTATTAAATGACAATTATTTGACCGCTGTGTGTCAAGTTGACAAGGAAATGGTTGAAATTATTGATGTTGAGCAGATTCTTTCCGAAGTGGCGCCGACCAAGCAAGACATATCGGATGGTATTTTGAATGATGGAATTACAGAGAACGCCAGAAAACATCATATACTGATTGTGGACGATTCATCCGTAGCGCGTAAGCAAATTAAGCGTTGTATGGAACAAGTTGGTTTTGTCACGACGGTGTTGTGTGACGGCAGAGAAGCGTTAAATTATCTACAGGCTATGGTTGCTGAAGGTAAAGACGTTACAAAAGAGTTTGCTATGGTGATTTCTGATATTGAGATGCCAGAAATGGATGGTTATACGCTCACTACCGCCATCAGAAATGACAGCCGTTTGCAGGATTTATTTATTCTACTTCATACGTCGTTAAGTGGTGTATTCAATGAAGCTATGGTTAAGAAAGTAGGTGCGGATGGCTTCTTAGCGAAGTTTCAACCTGATGAGCTTGCAAGATTAGCAATAGAAACAGTACAGGTCCAATCTGATCAGTAA